The Candidatus Vesicomyosocius sp. SY067_SCS001 genome includes a window with the following:
- a CDS encoding S41 family peptidase: MTFLNFLKYSLFLTLFYTTLGIYTPALAKNDTEKQKIEDFFKDLEIFTTVFSNIKKLYVDDVDNKKLFNYAIKGMVSGLDPHSAYLELKEQKSLLESASGKFGGLGIIIGMKDEAIQVISPIDDTPAFKAGIQAGDLIVKINNKVVRGMTLEDSVELMRGKAGTNIQITIVRKNKKPFVVDIIREIITIISVKGYLLEKNIGYIRISRFQNPTAQLLKQIFNDLVKENNTQLSSLIIDLRNNPGGVLNSAVDVSNLFLDKKGIVVYTKGRIPISNLKFKIKSGDIMQGLPIVVLINEGSASASEIVAGALQDHKRAIIMGTTSFGKGSVQTILESQEGYGLKLTTARYYTPNGRSIQAKGIVPDIELKNINLQNEVEKSIMETKEKDLDGHLEVENYSKEILSTQKQNKTIIKKLEKDYFIHEAKNLLKALTIINNQK, translated from the coding sequence ATGACTTTCTTAAACTTTCTTAAATATTCACTATTTTTAACACTTTTTTATACAACTTTGGGTATTTATACACCAGCATTAGCTAAAAATGATACTGAAAAACAAAAAATAGAAGATTTTTTCAAAGACTTAGAAATATTCACAACTGTTTTTAGTAATATTAAGAAACTATATGTTGATGATGTTGATAATAAAAAACTATTTAACTATGCTATTAAAGGTATGGTGAGCGGGTTAGATCCACATTCAGCCTACCTCGAACTCAAAGAGCAAAAGAGCTTACTTGAAAGTGCTTCAGGTAAATTTGGAGGCCTTGGTATTATTATTGGTATGAAAGATGAAGCTATTCAAGTTATCTCTCCTATTGATGATACACCTGCCTTTAAAGCTGGTATTCAAGCGGGTGATTTAATTGTGAAAATTAACAATAAAGTAGTACGGGGTATGACTTTAGAAGATAGTGTTGAATTGATGCGTGGCAAAGCAGGTACCAATATTCAAATTACCATTGTGCGTAAAAATAAAAAGCCATTTGTTGTTGATATTATTAGAGAAATAATTACTATTATTTCGGTTAAAGGATATTTATTGGAAAAGAATATTGGATACATACGTATCTCTAGATTCCAAAACCCAACAGCACAATTACTCAAACAGATTTTTAATGACTTAGTTAAAGAAAATAACACCCAACTCAGTTCATTAATTATTGATTTAAGAAATAATCCTGGTGGTGTTCTTAATAGTGCAGTTGATGTGTCAAATTTATTTCTTGATAAAAAAGGTATAGTAGTTTATACCAAAGGTAGAATTCCAATTTCAAACCTTAAATTTAAAATTAAATCAGGTGATATTATGCAAGGATTACCTATCGTTGTACTAATTAATGAAGGTTCGGCCTCTGCATCAGAAATTGTTGCAGGTGCATTACAAGACCATAAAAGAGCTATTATTATGGGCACTACTTCGTTTGGAAAAGGCTCAGTTCAAACAATTCTTGAATCTCAAGAAGGTTACGGACTTAAACTTACAACTGCCAGATATTACACCCCAAATGGGCGTTCTATTCAAGCCAAAGGTATTGTTCCTGATATTGAACTAAAAAATATTAATCTTCAAAATGAAGTAGAAAAATCAATAATGGAAACTAAAGAAAAAGACCTTGATGGTCATTTAGAAGTTGAGAATTATTCTAAAGAAATATTAAGTACCCAAAAACAAAACAAAACAATCATTAAGAAATTAGAAAAAGATTATTTTATACACGAAGCTAAGAATTTATTAAAAGCTTTAACAATTATAAATAACCAAAAATAA
- a CDS encoding type I-MYXAN CRISPR-associated protein Cas6/Cmx6: MFWQEEAKKEYFTLPETIQDVVFNIFSNILPIDHSFLLEQALLKYLPWLNEVDAGIFNISVADGNGWVQNHKNGFYYPSKRSKLIIRLPKDKLNETKQILGKTLYLDKYKIKIIKFLKPRLLSDMPILFAKKIVCNETMSENDFLQDSFEQLKILDISVKKMIAGLKSHIKTDTQIIHTRSLMLADLKKYESITLQKKGLGNYRLLGCGLFIPHKDITSI; encoded by the coding sequence ATGTTTTGGCAAGAAGAAGCTAAAAAAGAATATTTTACGCTGCCTGAAACCATACAAGATGTAGTGTTTAATATCTTCTCTAATATTTTACCTATTGATCATAGTTTTTTACTAGAACAAGCGCTACTTAAATACTTACCATGGCTTAATGAGGTAGATGCTGGTATCTTTAATATTAGTGTAGCTGATGGTAATGGCTGGGTACAGAATCATAAAAATGGATTCTATTACCCTTCCAAACGCTCAAAACTAATTATTAGATTGCCAAAAGATAAACTTAATGAAACAAAACAGATACTTGGTAAAACACTATATTTAGATAAATATAAAATAAAAATTATCAAATTTTTAAAACCTAGATTACTCAGTGATATGCCTATACTATTCGCAAAAAAAATTGTCTGTAATGAAACAATGAGTGAAAATGATTTCTTACAAGATTCTTTTGAACAATTAAAAATACTTGATATTTCTGTTAAGAAAATGATAGCTGGTCTTAAAAGTCACATTAAAACTGATACTCAGATTATTCATACCCGTTCTCTAATGCTGGCTGATCTAAAAAAATATGAATCAATAACACTACAAAAAAAAGGCCTTGGTAATTATCGATTATTAGGCTGTGGCTTGTTTATTCCCCACAAAGATATCACAAGTATCTAA
- a CDS encoding ABC transporter substrate-binding protein, protein MRRLNIILLAFMMFISLGASAEKVVQDSSPVQAIQTAIIKLNQLISMAYSPKMLNFFVEKEVAPLFDFNHIANEAFLVTNNRLGEEETKFFVNRLKDNMMTTLLARLSQVNSTLFQFISARPVMSDAIAVRLKVKRHTSYGGIYLDLLFHQNKDKQWQIFDIVFNNDSLINFYQKMILIKVRRYGIYGMLGRL, encoded by the coding sequence ATGAGAAGATTAAATATAATTTTGTTAGCTTTTATGATGTTTATTTCATTAGGAGCCTCTGCAGAAAAAGTAGTACAAGATAGTAGTCCAGTTCAGGCGATACAAACGGCAATTATAAAACTTAATCAGTTAATATCAATGGCATATTCGCCAAAAATGCTTAATTTTTTTGTCGAAAAAGAGGTTGCACCACTGTTTGATTTTAACCACATTGCTAATGAAGCTTTTCTGGTGACTAATAATCGCTTAGGTGAAGAAGAAACTAAGTTTTTTGTTAATAGGCTAAAAGATAACATGATGACAACTTTATTAGCTAGATTATCCCAAGTTAATTCTACTTTGTTTCAATTTATATCTGCTAGACCAGTGATGAGTGATGCAATTGCAGTACGACTTAAAGTTAAAAGACATACTTCGTATGGAGGTATTTATCTTGACTTACTATTTCATCAAAATAAAGATAAACAATGGCAAATCTTTGATATTGTGTTTAATAACGATAGCTTAATCAACTTTTATCAAAAGATGATACTAATCAAAGTTAGACGATATGGTATTTATGGTATGTTGGGTAGACTTTAA
- the lepA gene encoding translation elongation factor 4 has product MKNIRNFSIIAHIDHGKSTIADCFIKFCGGLSDREMSSQVLDSMDIEKERGITIKSQSVTLDYHAKNGETYQLNFIDTPGHVDFSYEVSRSLSACEGALLIVDASQGVEAQTVANCYTALEQGLQVVSVLNKIDLPAADPKRVMDEIEDVIGVEVHDVVHASAKLGIGIEDILEQIVERIPTPKGNINAPIKALIIDSWFDSYLGVVSLIRMIDGEIRTKTKIKIFSNGREYIVDEVGVFTPKRKKIDSLKAGEVGFLIANIKNIDGAPVGDTITSAKNPISESLDGFRPVQPCVFAGIFPISGKDYEKFRDALAKLRLNDAALQYEPESSDVLGFGFRIGFLGLLHMDIVQERLEREYDLDLIITAPTVIYEILDTKGIVHKVDSLSKMPTNQSISKFREPIITAKILVISQYVGAVMNLCIEKRGIQKNIIYMSRQVSLIYELPLNEVVLDFFDRLKSVSRGFASMDYQFERYQESDLICLDVMINQKPVDALALIMHRYDSVRKGKELVERMKELIPRQMFDVTIQACIGSKIIARSNVKALRKNVTAKCYGGDVSRKKKLLDKQNKGKKRMRSVGRVDIPKEVFLAILHIN; this is encoded by the coding sequence ATGAAAAACATTCGTAATTTTTCAATTATTGCTCATATTGACCATGGAAAATCAACCATTGCTGACTGTTTTATTAAGTTTTGTGGTGGTTTGAGTGATCGAGAAATGTCATCTCAAGTGTTAGATTCTATGGATATTGAAAAAGAACGAGGTATTACTATTAAATCGCAAAGTGTTACGCTTGATTACCATGCTAAAAATGGCGAAACTTATCAATTAAATTTTATTGACACGCCTGGTCATGTGGATTTTTCTTATGAAGTATCTCGTTCACTTTCTGCTTGTGAAGGAGCTTTATTGATTGTTGATGCATCACAAGGAGTGGAAGCCCAAACAGTTGCAAATTGTTATACTGCATTAGAACAAGGTTTACAAGTTGTGTCTGTACTTAATAAGATTGACCTTCCAGCAGCAGATCCTAAACGTGTAATGGATGAAATTGAAGATGTTATCGGTGTTGAAGTACATGATGTGGTTCATGCTAGTGCTAAATTAGGTATTGGTATTGAAGATATTTTAGAACAAATTGTAGAAAGAATTCCCACTCCAAAAGGTAATATTAACGCACCAATTAAGGCTTTGATTATTGATTCCTGGTTTGATAGTTATTTAGGCGTAGTATCTTTAATTCGTATGATTGATGGTGAGATTAGAACTAAAACTAAAATAAAAATTTTCTCAAATGGAAGGGAATACATTGTTGATGAAGTGGGAGTGTTTACTCCAAAACGTAAAAAAATAGATAGTTTAAAAGCAGGAGAAGTTGGATTTTTAATTGCTAATATTAAAAATATTGATGGTGCTCCAGTAGGAGATACGATTACTAGTGCTAAAAATCCTATATCAGAGTCTTTAGATGGGTTTAGACCAGTGCAACCTTGTGTATTTGCAGGTATTTTTCCAATTTCTGGTAAAGATTATGAGAAATTTCGTGATGCTTTGGCAAAACTTCGTCTAAATGATGCGGCTTTACAATACGAACCTGAAAGTTCAGATGTATTAGGTTTTGGCTTTCGTATCGGATTTTTAGGCTTATTACATATGGATATTGTTCAAGAGCGTCTAGAGCGTGAGTACGATCTTGATTTAATTATCACTGCACCGACTGTTATTTATGAAATTCTTGATACTAAGGGCATTGTCCATAAAGTAGATAGCCTATCAAAAATGCCAACTAATCAAAGTATTTCTAAATTTAGAGAGCCGATTATTACAGCAAAAATTTTAGTGATTAGTCAATATGTGGGGGCGGTAATGAATTTGTGTATTGAAAAGCGTGGCATACAAAAAAATATCATCTATATGAGTAGGCAAGTATCTCTTATCTACGAATTACCATTAAATGAAGTGGTTCTTGATTTTTTTGACAGATTAAAATCAGTATCAAGAGGTTTTGCTTCCATGGATTATCAATTTGAACGTTATCAAGAATCTGATTTGATTTGTTTGGATGTTATGATCAATCAAAAACCAGTAGATGCGTTAGCACTTATTATGCATCGATACGATTCTGTGCGTAAAGGAAAAGAGTTGGTTGAAAGAATGAAAGAGCTTATTCCAAGACAAATGTTTGATGTTACTATTCAAGCTTGTATTGGCTCTAAAATTATTGCACGTTCAAACGTGAAAGCACTTAGAAAGAATGTAACTGCTAAATGTTATGGTGGTGATGTTTCACGCAAGAAAAAGTTACTTGATAAGCAAAATAAAGGTAAAAAACGTATGCGTAGTGTTGGTAGGGTGGATATTCCTAAGGAAGTATTCTTAGCTATTTTACATATTAATTGA
- a CDS encoding ArsR/SmtB family transcription factor: MGEIALLEKEEDIEKATRALKAMAHPLRLKILCALKNDELPVLEIVNKVGSSQSNISQHIDILRTKNIVESRRDGNRILCKVKDTKVLKLVSNIQAVFCSEGV, from the coding sequence ATGGGTGAAATAGCATTATTAGAAAAAGAAGAAGATATTGAAAAAGCAACAAGAGCTTTAAAAGCAATGGCACATCCATTACGTTTAAAGATTTTATGTGCATTGAAGAATGATGAATTACCTGTATTGGAGATTGTAAACAAAGTTGGTTCTTCACAGTCTAACATTTCACAACATATTGATATTCTTAGAACTAAAAATATTGTCGAATCTCGGCGTGATGGTAATAGAATTTTATGCAAAGTTAAAGATACAAAGGTCCTAAAATTAGTGTCTAATATACAAGCAGTCTTCTGTTCTGAAGGGGTTTAA
- a CDS encoding thymidylate synthase, whose product MKQYLDFLKLVKNIGVYKTDRTNTGTTSIFGYQMRFDLSNGFPLVTTKYVHLPSVIYELLWFLNGDTNIKYLQDNGVRIWNEWADENGDLGPVYGTQWRHWKNTKDKSIDQISKAVEQIKNAPNSRRIIVSAWNVGELENMALPPCHVFFQFYIADGKLSCQLYQRSADIFLGVPFNIASYSLLTHMMAQQCDLEVGDFIWSGGDCHIYSNHYKQVEIQLSRTPKALAKLKIKYKPESIFDYSFEDFEFINYIFDAPIKAPVAI is encoded by the coding sequence GTGAAACAGTACTTAGATTTTCTAAAGCTAGTTAAAAATATTGGAGTATATAAGACCGATAGAACTAATACAGGAACAACTAGTATATTTGGATATCAAATGCGTTTTGATTTATCCAATGGCTTTCCACTTGTTACAACTAAATACGTACACTTGCCTTCAGTTATATACGAGTTATTGTGGTTTCTTAATGGCGATACTAACATTAAATATTTACAAGATAATGGAGTTAGAATTTGGAATGAATGGGCAGATGAAAATGGAGATTTAGGCCCAGTTTATGGTACACAGTGGCGTCATTGGAAAAATACTAAAGACAAAAGTATTGACCAGATTTCGAAAGCGGTAGAGCAAATTAAAAATGCACCAAATTCTCGTAGAATTATTGTTTCAGCTTGGAATGTTGGTGAGTTAGAAAATATGGCATTACCGCCTTGCCATGTATTTTTTCAGTTTTATATAGCTGATGGAAAGCTATCTTGTCAGTTGTACCAAAGAAGTGCAGATATTTTTCTTGGTGTACCATTCAATATTGCTTCATATTCATTGTTAACTCATATGATGGCGCAGCAGTGTGATCTAGAAGTAGGTGATTTTATCTGGAGTGGTGGTGATTGCCATATTTATTCCAATCATTATAAACAAGTAGAAATACAATTATCTCGTACTCCAAAAGCACTAGCAAAACTTAAAATTAAGTATAAACCTGAGAGTATTTTTGATTATAGTTTTGAGGACTTTGAGTTTATAAATTATATATTTGATGCACCTATTAAAGCACCAGTTGCAATCTAA
- the ubiG gene encoding bifunctional 2-polyprenyl-6-hydroxyphenol methylase/3-demethylubiquinol 3-O-methyltransferase UbiG, whose amino-acid sequence MSNIDFKEVNKFATLASHWWDKNSKFKTLHDINPLRLNYIKQQYNYPLKDKQILDIGCGGGILTESFALEGAVVTGIDMAEESLEVAKLHLLESGLEVDYQKNYVEKFARQNTKKFDIITCLEMLEHVPDPGSIIKACGELVKPGGQVFFSTINRNAKSYLFAIIGAEYILKLLPQGTHDWNRFIQPSEIDKWARASSLSLKGMTGIVYNLLTKTYKLKDDVSVNYLSYYQKSINKP is encoded by the coding sequence ATGAGCAACATAGATTTTAAAGAAGTTAATAAATTCGCTACTCTCGCATCACATTGGTGGGATAAAAACTCTAAATTTAAAACCCTACATGATATTAATCCACTCAGACTAAATTACATCAAACAACAATATAATTATCCACTCAAGGATAAACAAATCCTTGATATTGGCTGTGGAGGTGGTATATTAACAGAATCTTTTGCTTTAGAGGGAGCAGTTGTAACAGGCATTGATATGGCAGAAGAAAGCTTAGAAGTTGCCAAATTGCATTTACTTGAATCAGGTTTAGAAGTAGATTATCAAAAAAATTATGTAGAAAAATTTGCTAGACAAAACACTAAAAAATTTGATATTATTACCTGCTTAGAAATGCTAGAACATGTACCAGATCCAGGTTCAATTATTAAAGCTTGTGGTGAATTAGTTAAACCTGGCGGACAAGTATTCTTTTCGACCATTAACCGCAATGCTAAATCCTATTTATTTGCAATTATCGGTGCAGAATATATCCTAAAACTCTTACCTCAAGGTACACATGACTGGAATAGATTTATTCAACCTAGCGAGATAGACAAATGGGCAAGAGCATCGTCCCTATCTCTTAAAGGAATGACTGGTATAGTCTACAACCTCCTTACAAAAACATACAAACTTAAAGACGATGTGAGTGTAAATTATTTATCTTATTATCAAAAATCGATAAATAAACCATAA
- the era gene encoding GTPase Era, translating into MIKINKKNAKLNFKSGFIGVVGRPNVGKSTLINELIGRKLSITSHRPQTTRHRIHAIDTTDDYQMVFVDTPGIHMGNYKAINSYMNRVASLAIMDVDVILWLIEVGKWTKEDLRVLEHITQIDVPVILCINKIDKLKSKQEMLPFLNKIFQKYQPTDLFPLSAFKKNDICVLRELVLQYLPKQTLFFDADYITDRSEKFIVAEFIREKLMRYLKDELPYDLTVEIEQFEQDRNLQLIASHIFVDKASQKNIVIGNKGAMLKLIGTEARKSIEGFLDRKVFLKLRVKVKQGWSDDKRALVSLGYD; encoded by the coding sequence ATGATTAAAATAAACAAAAAAAATGCTAAATTAAACTTTAAGTCAGGTTTTATTGGAGTTGTTGGGAGACCTAATGTTGGTAAATCTACACTTATTAATGAATTAATTGGACGTAAATTATCTATCACTTCACACCGTCCACAAACCACACGACACCGAATTCATGCTATTGATACAACTGATGATTATCAAATGGTATTTGTCGATACACCAGGTATTCATATGGGGAACTATAAAGCTATTAATTCTTATATGAATAGAGTGGCCAGTTTAGCTATAATGGATGTTGATGTTATTTTATGGTTAATAGAAGTAGGTAAATGGACCAAAGAGGACTTGAGAGTTTTAGAACATATTACCCAGATAGATGTGCCAGTTATTTTATGTATTAACAAAATTGACAAACTTAAATCCAAGCAAGAGATGTTACCATTTTTGAATAAAATTTTTCAAAAATATCAACCAACAGATTTATTTCCATTATCAGCATTTAAAAAAAATGATATTTGTGTATTACGTGAATTAGTTTTGCAATATTTACCAAAACAAACTCTTTTTTTTGATGCTGATTATATAACCGACAGAAGTGAAAAATTTATTGTTGCTGAATTTATTCGAGAAAAACTTATGCGCTATTTAAAAGACGAGTTACCTTATGATTTAACCGTTGAAATTGAACAGTTTGAACAAGATAGAAATTTACAACTAATTGCTTCCCATATTTTTGTTGATAAAGCTTCACAAAAAAATATTGTTATTGGTAATAAAGGTGCAATGCTAAAATTAATTGGTACTGAAGCACGAAAAAGTATTGAGGGGTTTTTAGATAGAAAAGTATTCCTCAAACTTAGGGTTAAAGTTAAACAAGGATGGTCTGATGATAAACGTGCACTAGTTTCATTAGGGTATGATTAA
- the lgt gene encoding prolipoprotein diacylglyceryl transferase, translating into MTYPIINPIAIDLGFIQIYWYGVMYLIAFLVAYLLANYRVKQKQLNNWNTQQIEDLIFYGAIGVVSGGRLGYMLFYNFLNFLSDPMLIFAIQDGGMSFHGGFLGVLLAMVLFNRKYNKTFFTTMDFVAPLVPLGLGFGRIGNFINSELWGQITTSQFGMYIEQESVSRYPSQLVEAFLEGLILFVILWVFSNKLRPSMSISALFLIFYGLFRFIIEFIRLPDVQLGYLAFGWFTMGQLLSLPMIVVGISLLRKAYTKKEIM; encoded by the coding sequence ATGACCTATCCAATTATTAATCCAATTGCAATAGATTTGGGTTTTATACAAATCTATTGGTATGGAGTGATGTATTTAATAGCTTTTTTAGTGGCCTATTTATTGGCTAATTATCGTGTTAAGCAAAAGCAACTTAACAATTGGAATACTCAACAAATTGAAGATTTAATTTTTTATGGTGCAATTGGTGTGGTTAGCGGCGGTCGTTTGGGATATATGCTGTTTTATAATTTTTTAAATTTTTTATCGGATCCTATGTTAATTTTCGCCATTCAAGATGGCGGAATGTCATTTCACGGTGGTTTTTTGGGTGTGTTGTTGGCAATGGTTTTATTTAATAGAAAATATAATAAAACTTTTTTTACTACAATGGATTTTGTAGCACCACTTGTGCCTTTAGGATTAGGCTTTGGTAGAATAGGTAATTTTATTAATAGTGAACTATGGGGTCAAATAACTACCAGCCAATTTGGTATGTATATTGAACAAGAAAGTGTAAGTCGATATCCATCACAATTGGTTGAAGCGTTTTTAGAAGGATTAATTTTATTTGTTATTCTTTGGGTATTTAGTAATAAATTACGCCCGTCGATGTCAATTTCAGCATTATTTTTGATTTTTTATGGTTTATTTAGATTTATAATTGAGTTTATTCGCTTGCCAGATGTGCAGTTAGGTTATTTGGCTTTTGGTTGGTTTACCATGGGACAATTATTAAGTTTACCAATGATAGTAGTTGGTATTTCTCTATTGCGAAAAGCATATACTAAAAAGGAAATAATGTGA
- the acpS gene encoding holo-ACP synthase, translated as MIYGVGVDIVNIERVERILSKNKEGFVKRVLSEYEQVLFVKKGDSSTYCAKRFSAKEAFAKALGIGIGKIVSFQDLTIRNNKQGNPYFIFSEKLCLYLVDKNIKKAHLSLSDEKFNAMAFVILET; from the coding sequence ATGATTTATGGTGTGGGGGTTGATATTGTCAATATTGAACGTGTTGAACGTATATTAAGTAAAAATAAAGAAGGTTTTGTTAAACGTGTACTATCTGAATATGAACAAGTTTTGTTTGTTAAAAAAGGCGATAGTAGTACTTATTGTGCTAAGCGTTTTTCCGCTAAAGAGGCTTTTGCAAAAGCTTTGGGTATAGGTATTGGTAAGATTGTCAGTTTTCAAGATTTGACTATTCGCAATAATAAACAAGGTAATCCCTATTTTATTTTCAGTGAAAAGTTGTGTTTGTATTTGGTGGATAAAAATATTAAAAAGGCACATCTTAGTTTATCAGATGAAAAATTTAACGCTATGGCATTTGTAATTTTAGAAACATAG
- the rnc gene encoding ribonuclease III, with protein MKKLQKKINYQFKDLSLLKLALTHRSRGRNNNERLEFLGDSILGVAISKELYQRFPCVDEGKLSRLRSHLIRGKTLVQLGISLELSKNLILGYGELKSGGYRRESIQADTVEAIFGAVLLDSNFETTNMVILSLFKVLLDNISPYDSLKDSKTQLQEYLQKRGNILPKYELIDTTGKDHNAIFMVNCFLEDRSLQVKQSATSIKKAEQFCAQILLNKLKNHD; from the coding sequence ATGAAAAAATTACAAAAAAAAATTAATTATCAATTTAAAGACTTATCTTTATTAAAACTTGCATTAACTCACCGTTCTAGGGGAAGAAACAATAATGAACGTTTAGAATTTTTAGGTGATAGTATTTTAGGCGTAGCAATCTCAAAAGAACTTTATCAGCGTTTTCCTTGTGTTGACGAAGGAAAGCTTTCCCGATTAAGGTCACACTTAATTAGAGGTAAAACCTTGGTGCAATTAGGTATTTCATTAGAATTATCAAAGAATTTGATTTTAGGTTATGGCGAGTTAAAAAGTGGTGGTTATAGGCGTGAATCTATTCAAGCAGATACTGTGGAAGCAATATTTGGTGCAGTGTTATTGGATTCAAATTTTGAAACTACTAATATGGTTATCTTAAGTCTTTTTAAAGTATTACTAGATAATATTAGTCCATATGATTCGTTAAAAGACTCAAAGACACAATTACAAGAATATCTACAAAAGCGTGGTAATATTTTACCAAAATACGAACTAATTGATACAACAGGAAAAGATCATAATGCAATATTTATGGTAAATTGTTTTTTAGAAGACCGAAGCCTACAAGTTAAGCAATCTGCTACAAGTATTAAAAAAGCAGAACAATTTTGTGCACAAATTTTATTAAATAAATTAAAAAATCATGATTAA
- the pdxJ gene encoding pyridoxine 5'-phosphate synthase — MGIYLGINIDHIATIRQVRGTNYPSLVEGALLCEKSGADSITLHLREDRRHIQDADVEILRDKLTTKMNLEIAATDEMIAIASKIKPQDCCLVPEKREELTTEGGLNVTSQISKIRDICIQLKMSNIIVSLFIDAQKDQIDAAKQCGAAVVELHTGHYANATNEAQLMELERIKIMATYARSIGLQVNAGHGLTLGNTTNIAKLPEIVELNIGHSIISRAVFVGLGTAIQEMKNLMIDARQ, encoded by the coding sequence ATGGGTATTTATTTAGGTATTAACATTGATCATATTGCTACCATTAGGCAAGTTAGAGGAACGAACTATCCCTCTCTGGTAGAGGGGGCTTTATTATGTGAAAAATCAGGTGCAGATAGTATTACTTTACATTTACGAGAGGATAGACGTCATATCCAAGATGCCGATGTTGAAATTTTGCGTGATAAGTTAACTACAAAAATGAACTTGGAAATAGCAGCAACGGATGAAATGATTGCCATTGCTAGTAAAATTAAACCTCAAGATTGTTGCTTGGTGCCAGAAAAACGCGAGGAATTGACTACTGAAGGCGGACTAAACGTAACATCTCAAATTTCTAAAATACGTGATATTTGTATTCAACTTAAAATGTCAAATATTATTGTTTCTTTATTTATTGATGCACAAAAAGATCAAATTGATGCAGCTAAACAGTGTGGTGCAGCTGTAGTTGAACTCCATACTGGTCATTATGCTAATGCAACTAATGAGGCGCAATTAATGGAACTTGAAAGAATTAAAATTATGGCAACCTATGCACGTTCTATTGGGTTACAAGTAAATGCAGGACATGGATTAACCTTAGGAAATACAACTAATATTGCTAAATTACCTGAAATTGTCGAACTTAATATTGGCCACTCAATTATTTCCAGAGCAGTATTTGTGGGTCTTGGAACTGCAATCCAAGAGATGAAAAATTTAATGATTGATGCAAGACAATGA
- a CDS encoding peroxiredoxin: MNKVQPITCTATSNLKISIPDAKGRNIVLYFYPKDSTPGCTTEGQNFRDKHQAFLDANTIIYGVSKDDLTKHEKFKAKQNFPFELIDDISGNLCELFNVWQLKKFIGRKYMGIVRSTFLIDANGNILKHWDKVKVNGHVEEVLIFTQTL; the protein is encoded by the coding sequence ATGAATAAAGTTCAACCAATTACCTGTACCGCTACAAGCAATTTAAAAATAAGTATTCCTGATGCTAAAGGACGTAATATTGTATTGTATTTTTATCCTAAAGACTCTACTCCAGGATGTACTACTGAAGGGCAAAATTTTAGAGATAAACATCAAGCATTTTTAGATGCTAATACAATAATTTACGGTGTATCAAAAGATGATTTAACTAAACATGAAAAATTTAAAGCCAAACAAAATTTTCCTTTTGAGTTAATCGATGATATTAGTGGCAATTTATGCGAATTATTTAACGTTTGGCAACTTAAAAAGTTTATAGGTCGTAAATATATGGGTATCGTTCGATCTACTTTCTTAATTGATGCTAATGGTAATATCCTTAAACATTGGGATAAAGTTAAAGTTAATGGTCATGTCGAAGAAGTTTTAATTTTTACCCAGACATTATGA